A genomic stretch from Flavobacterium humidisoli includes:
- a CDS encoding SusC/RagA family TonB-linked outer membrane protein, which translates to MKLNLQPKKPYKKLKKKIPKVHFSAHLWALCTVFIALCSFTGQAQNVSINFKDAPLEKVLKEVAKQANYEVFYTQKLLKDSKPVSINVKNTNVKEALNQIFKNQNLKYSITNQTIVVTASKEEEQGNGLIDIRGKVVNNRNEPFPGVSVTIWGTNRVSVTDFDGSFAFDGVPSSGVLDCTGLTIEKKSFPITGRKELTLVVEDKVAAMKEVVVTGFQTIARSNFTGAITKVDEKVLNENINADLASALEGRVAGLMFQKNPSGAAADKPILRGIGTFSVDQVGYSPLLVIDGLPTELTLNDINPYDIESVDVLKDAAAASIYGSRAANGIIVLTTKKGNGKLKVSINSDFFISSKPNLRDMNYASTSDLIDFEQAVYNRERARYADTSTMFNSYGDIGNSSMKYYSPLYQLNRNLEEGKITNADFDSTIAQWRKNDYIKDYHDNVWQNEFRQRYNIAFSGSTSKQNTYVSLNYDESKERIVNNKSRSFNLYAKSSFQINNWLNATFGVNGTYSNDENTDGSYSNYDIQKRYERITDDNGNLVIAPFVGIADGFTSGGIINPAVAEKLSSLSGFKSTEFNVLNSLKEGIEEQNSLSLRTFANIKAKLYKGLSFNTQFQYEVRRNDNEQYYDVNSYKMRSAINSLTGYNPTTKAYTYVEGFSTGGRYKQLSSQASNYSFRNQLDFNQEFGDGKHSINALAGFEMRETFLPRTIEQLRYGYDPVTLSSAVMNNLALSQTGVASYIYGNNRTLATVPRTQTEILHRYFSVFSTASYTYLSKYNITGSYRVDRADLFGVDPKYKNRPLWSAGLGWNISNEDFMKEVKWVNMLKLRTTYGINGNIDQSTTPYITATRRNDNLYQSLQYTNITAQPNPMLRWEKTQTTNVGIDYSLFRGKLNGTIDVYRKYSSDLLATTDLDPTVGALSRRINAGGLLNKGIEFSAGSEWYNTGNFRITSNLIFAFNKTTVKEITRAMSSASVYISSPGDYFLQNDTYNSLYAYKYGGTVNGYPYVLDENGNPSITFDANGNPISTSIKTVTSPEALVNMGSLVPTYTGSFSQRFSYKQFDLNFLFVFSGGNVMRKETLDMGSDLVTLSGIADRYTDANQNGNTRLYVDFDESVRNYANTISSQWRNSDANVVDGDYIKLRNISLSYNLPKDFANKIKMTSAKFTFQMNNIWYWSAAGNHIDPEVYSANAATRNLPLPKTYLFGFNLTL; encoded by the coding sequence ATGAAATTAAATTTACAACCAAAAAAACCTTACAAAAAACTTAAAAAAAAGATTCCTAAAGTTCATTTTTCGGCTCATTTATGGGCGCTATGCACTGTTTTTATCGCGTTGTGCAGTTTTACTGGACAAGCGCAGAATGTGAGCATAAATTTTAAAGATGCTCCTTTAGAAAAAGTTTTGAAAGAAGTGGCAAAACAAGCCAATTATGAAGTTTTTTATACTCAGAAACTGCTTAAAGATTCAAAACCAGTTAGTATTAATGTTAAGAATACTAATGTAAAAGAAGCTTTAAATCAGATTTTTAAAAATCAGAATTTAAAATATTCGATTACCAACCAAACTATTGTGGTAACTGCTTCAAAAGAAGAGGAGCAGGGAAACGGATTAATAGATATACGAGGAAAGGTAGTAAATAATAGAAACGAACCTTTTCCTGGTGTGTCTGTAACGATTTGGGGAACAAACAGAGTAAGCGTAACCGATTTTGACGGAAGTTTTGCTTTTGATGGCGTACCCTCAAGTGGTGTTTTAGATTGTACAGGATTAACGATCGAAAAGAAATCTTTTCCCATTACAGGACGTAAAGAATTAACTCTTGTGGTAGAAGACAAAGTTGCTGCGATGAAAGAAGTGGTGGTAACGGGTTTTCAGACCATTGCAAGAAGTAATTTTACTGGTGCTATTACTAAAGTGGATGAAAAGGTATTAAACGAAAATATAAATGCCGACTTAGCCAGTGCATTAGAAGGGCGTGTTGCAGGTTTGATGTTTCAGAAAAATCCAAGTGGTGCCGCAGCAGACAAACCTATTTTGAGAGGTATTGGTACTTTTTCTGTTGATCAAGTTGGTTACAGTCCGCTTTTGGTAATTGATGGTTTGCCAACCGAATTGACTTTAAATGATATTAATCCCTATGATATAGAAAGTGTTGACGTTCTTAAAGACGCGGCAGCGGCTTCTATTTACGGTTCTAGAGCGGCAAATGGAATTATCGTTTTGACCACCAAAAAAGGCAACGGTAAATTGAAAGTTAGCATAAATTCAGATTTCTTTATCTCAAGCAAACCTAATTTGAGAGATATGAATTATGCTTCTACTAGCGATTTAATCGATTTTGAACAGGCAGTTTATAATAGAGAAAGAGCAAGATATGCCGATACATCAACGATGTTCAACAGCTATGGTGATATTGGGAACTCGAGTATGAAATACTACAGTCCGCTTTATCAGTTAAACAGAAATTTGGAAGAAGGAAAAATTACCAATGCTGATTTTGATAGTACGATTGCCCAATGGAGAAAGAATGATTATATAAAAGACTATCATGACAATGTGTGGCAGAACGAATTTAGACAACGTTACAATATTGCATTCTCAGGAAGTACTTCAAAACAAAATACTTACGTTTCTCTTAATTATGATGAATCAAAAGAGAGAATTGTAAACAACAAAAGCCGATCATTTAATTTGTATGCTAAAAGTAGTTTTCAAATTAATAATTGGTTAAACGCAACATTTGGTGTAAACGGAACTTACAGCAATGATGAGAATACAGATGGAAGTTATAGCAATTACGATATTCAAAAGAGATATGAACGTATCACAGACGATAACGGGAACCTTGTAATAGCTCCGTTTGTGGGTATTGCAGATGGATTTACTTCTGGAGGAATTATTAATCCAGCTGTAGCAGAGAAATTGTCAAGTTTGAGTGGTTTTAAATCGACAGAATTTAATGTTTTAAACTCACTAAAAGAAGGTATCGAAGAACAAAATTCTTTAAGCTTAAGAACTTTTGCCAACATAAAAGCGAAATTGTATAAAGGATTAAGTTTTAATACACAATTTCAGTACGAAGTAAGAAGAAACGACAACGAACAGTATTACGATGTCAACTCTTATAAAATGCGTTCTGCGATTAATTCATTAACCGGATATAACCCAACTACAAAAGCTTATACGTATGTCGAAGGTTTTTCTACAGGCGGACGATACAAACAATTGAGCAGTCAGGCAAGTAACTATTCTTTTAGAAATCAGTTAGATTTTAATCAAGAATTTGGCGACGGAAAACATTCGATAAATGCTTTGGCAGGTTTTGAAATGCGTGAAACTTTTCTTCCTAGAACCATCGAACAATTGCGTTATGGTTATGATCCTGTAACACTTTCTTCTGCCGTTATGAACAATCTTGCCTTGAGCCAAACGGGAGTGGCAAGCTACATTTATGGAAACAACAGAACTTTGGCAACTGTACCAAGAACACAGACAGAAATTTTACATCGATATTTTTCGGTTTTCAGTACAGCTAGTTATACTTATTTATCTAAATACAACATTACGGGGAGTTACCGTGTAGATAGAGCCGATTTGTTTGGAGTTGATCCGAAATATAAAAACCGTCCCTTATGGTCAGCAGGTTTAGGATGGAATATTAGCAATGAGGATTTTATGAAAGAAGTAAAATGGGTTAATATGCTGAAGTTAAGAACGACTTACGGTATTAATGGTAACATCGACCAAAGTACAACACCATATATTACAGCGACTAGAAGAAACGATAATCTATATCAGTCATTACAATATACCAATATTACAGCACAGCCTAACCCAATGTTAAGATGGGAAAAAACGCAAACGACCAATGTTGGGATAGATTACAGCTTGTTTAGAGGAAAATTAAATGGTACTATTGATGTATATCGCAAATACAGCAGCGACTTATTGGCGACAACAGATTTAGATCCTACAGTTGGAGCTTTGTCAAGAAGAATTAATGCGGGTGGATTGTTAAATAAAGGAATCGAATTTAGCGCAGGTTCTGAATGGTACAATACAGGTAATTTTCGTATCACTTCTAATTTAATTTTTGCTTTCAATAAAACGACTGTAAAAGAAATTACAAGAGCAATGTCTTCAGCTTCTGTTTACATTAGTTCGCCAGGAGATTATTTCTTGCAAAATGATACTTATAATAGTTTGTATGCTTACAAATATGGAGGAACAGTAAACGGTTATCCTTATGTTTTGGATGAAAACGGAAATCCGTCAATCACTTTTGATGCAAACGGAAATCCAATATCAACGAGTATTAAAACGGTTACTAGTCCAGAGGCTTTAGTAAATATGGGAAGCCTTGTTCCAACTTATACAGGTTCGTTTTCACAGCGTTTTTCATATAAACAATTTGATTTGAATTTCTTGTTTGTTTTTTCTGGCGGAAACGTAATGCGTAAAGAAACGCTTGACATGGGGTCGGATTTAGTTACGCTTTCAGGAATTGCAGATCGTTATACAGATGCAAACCAAAATGGCAATACACGTCTATATGTAGATTTTGACGAAAGTGTTAGAAATTATGCAAACACGATTAGCAGTCAGTGGAGAAATTCTGATGCCAATGTGGTAGATGGAGATTATATTAAACTTAGAAATATTTCTTTAAGTTATAATCTGCCGAAAGATTTTGCAAACAAAATTAAAATGACATCGGCAAAATTTACTTTCCAGATGAATAATATCTGGTACTGGAGTGCAGCTGGAAATCATATTGATCCAGAAGTTTATAGCGCAAATGCTGCAACACGTAATTTACCATTGCCAAAAACATATTTGTTTGGCTTTAATCTTACTCTTTAA
- a CDS encoding FecR family protein, giving the protein MNKTEFLELLKKHQNGTLSDEDKDKLDSWYLHKAANSNEQLSEYELADSYEHLKLRLPLAQQTKVVNLWPRIAAAASIVLLFGAGIFYFTKSELRVEQENIQVVEKPKEIAPGGNRGILTLSNGKQIVLSDISSKDIIAKEDQDEVTIKMDANGVITYVINPNADDSEEDANSFNTLSTPTGGQYNIVLADGTKVFLNAVSSIKYPTQFNGDQRIVELEGEAYFEVAKNKSKPFLVKSANQTIEVLGTHFNVHAYNNEAVIKTTLLEGSVAVSSKNQKAILKPGQQSNISESSSKIAVKEVDTEAAIAWKNGRFKFDNADLKSVMKQLERWYGIKVEYRGDVSDVRFNGGTFRNKNLSEVLKVLELSNIKFKVEGKTIIVYP; this is encoded by the coding sequence ATGAATAAAACTGAATTTTTAGAACTGCTTAAAAAACATCAAAATGGCACTTTATCTGATGAAGATAAAGATAAGCTTGATTCATGGTATTTGCATAAAGCGGCAAATAGTAATGAACAGCTTAGCGAATACGAACTAGCAGATAGTTACGAACATTTGAAATTGAGACTTCCTTTAGCGCAACAAACAAAAGTGGTAAATCTTTGGCCTCGTATTGCCGCCGCTGCATCTATCGTGTTACTATTTGGGGCAGGAATATTCTATTTTACAAAATCGGAATTGCGAGTAGAACAAGAAAATATTCAGGTTGTTGAAAAGCCAAAAGAAATTGCTCCAGGCGGTAACAGAGGAATTTTAACGCTTTCGAACGGAAAGCAGATTGTACTTTCTGATATTTCTTCAAAAGATATTATTGCTAAAGAAGATCAAGATGAGGTAACCATTAAAATGGATGCCAATGGAGTGATTACTTATGTAATAAACCCAAATGCTGATGATTCAGAAGAAGATGCAAATTCATTTAATACACTTTCGACACCAACGGGCGGACAATATAATATTGTTTTGGCAGATGGAACAAAAGTATTCTTGAATGCTGTCTCGTCTATCAAATATCCGACTCAGTTTAATGGTGATCAAAGAATTGTTGAGTTAGAAGGAGAAGCTTATTTTGAAGTTGCTAAAAATAAAAGCAAGCCTTTCTTAGTAAAATCAGCTAACCAAACAATCGAAGTTTTAGGGACACATTTTAATGTCCATGCTTACAATAATGAAGCTGTAATAAAAACTACCTTATTAGAAGGAAGTGTTGCTGTTTCTTCTAAAAATCAGAAGGCGATTTTAAAGCCAGGTCAGCAATCCAATATATCTGAAAGTTCTAGTAAGATTGCAGTTAAAGAAGTCGATACGGAAGCCGCAATTGCTTGGAAAAATGGCCGATTTAAATTTGATAATGCCGATTTAAAATCAGTAATGAAACAGTTGGAGCGCTGGTACGGAATTAAAGTAGAATACCGCGGTGATGTCTCGGATGTGAGATTTAACGGAGGTACATTTAGAAATAAAAATTTGTCTGAGGTATTAAAAGTACTTGAGCTTAGTAATATAAAATTTAAGGTTGAAGGAAAAACGATTATAGTCTATCCGTAA
- a CDS encoding MFS transporter, whose product MSQNEKSIYTLQFILLCLSSLLFSSSFNMMIPELPNYLSSLGGAEYKGLIISLFTLTAAISRPFSGKLTDKWGRVPVMAIGSSVCVICGFLYPILSSVSGFLLLRLVHGFSTGFKPTSTSAYVADIIPQHRWGEALGMHGLCFSIGGALGPALGSMIVNSYGINVMFYTSSFLAFFSIIIVMNMKETLVAKEKLNRSMFIIGRNDIVDRNVFPAGIITFLSYTAFGLILTLIPDWSEHLGATNKGIFFTAFTVASVMVRFGAGKVSDRHGRPKVIMAGLIITSIALFVISAGRDINMLLIGAGIYGVGTGILSPAISAWTIDMSNPEHRGKAVATMYISMELGIGLGALLGGTYYNDQINRIPQIIRFDILVLILGIAYLTYWARNKRRIKA is encoded by the coding sequence ATGTCACAAAACGAAAAATCAATTTATACCTTACAATTCATTTTACTTTGCTTGAGTTCTTTGTTGTTTTCATCAAGTTTTAATATGATGATACCCGAGCTTCCAAATTACTTAAGCAGTTTGGGAGGAGCAGAATATAAAGGGCTTATTATTTCCTTATTTACCTTGACGGCAGCAATTTCGCGACCTTTCAGCGGTAAACTTACCGATAAATGGGGACGCGTTCCGGTTATGGCAATAGGATCTTCTGTATGTGTGATCTGCGGATTTTTGTATCCCATTTTGAGTTCTGTTTCAGGATTTTTACTGCTGCGCCTGGTGCATGGTTTTTCAACTGGTTTTAAGCCTACATCAACATCGGCTTATGTGGCAGATATTATTCCGCAACATAGATGGGGAGAAGCACTCGGAATGCACGGATTATGTTTCAGTATTGGTGGGGCGCTAGGACCAGCACTGGGCAGTATGATTGTGAATTCGTACGGAATCAATGTAATGTTTTATACTTCGTCATTTTTGGCTTTCTTTTCCATTATTATCGTAATGAACATGAAGGAAACTCTTGTAGCAAAAGAAAAATTGAACCGATCAATGTTCATTATTGGCAGAAACGATATTGTAGATAGAAATGTATTTCCAGCGGGAATCATCACTTTTCTTTCGTACACAGCTTTCGGACTTATTTTAACCTTAATTCCAGATTGGAGTGAGCATCTGGGAGCAACAAATAAGGGAATATTTTTTACTGCTTTTACGGTAGCTTCGGTTATGGTTCGTTTTGGTGCGGGAAAAGTTTCTGATAGGCATGGCCGTCCAAAAGTGATCATGGCTGGATTAATCATAACTTCGATTGCTCTTTTTGTAATAAGTGCAGGAAGAGATATCAATATGTTATTAATTGGAGCCGGAATTTACGGAGTCGGTACAGGTATTTTGTCACCAGCGATTAGTGCATGGACAATAGATATGAGTAACCCTGAGCATAGAGGAAAAGCCGTCGCAACGATGTATATTTCGATGGAACTCGGAATCGGTTTGGGAGCTCTTTTAGGAGGAACTTACTATAACGATCAAATCAACCGTATACCGCAAATCATTAGATTTGATATATTGGTGTTAATTCTGGGAATTGCATATCTTACTTATTGGGCTAGAAATAAAAGGAGAATAAAAGCATAA
- a CDS encoding zinc-dependent metalloprotease, translating into MKKLIISLIMLSAWQHGFAQTPEKKADSTSAQPKGMQVYNKIITDKAKNKSGLFTVSQVDTKFYFQIPDSLFNRYMLVVTRYLSTPEGFGTFGGEKANEQTIYFEKGSNNTVYLRSLQYRQDVRSADSMLAKALEGSNENPIVAAFPIKTTNPDTKDVVIEVTDVFKKDNAMFSIGSQDKTEKKLTSLADDKSFVESIDAYPINIETKTTKTYTSSTSSSGSITLRLNTSIVLLPKTPMRKRFFDERVGYFANKYVLFDDDEQRAQKKFIVQRYRLEPKDKDIKKYLRGELVEPKKQIVYYIDPATPKKWRPYLIAGINDWQKAFEAAGFKNAIVGKEWPEDDKTMSLEDARYSVVRYLASETPNAYGPRISDPRSGEIMESHVGWYHNVMKLVQRWYMIQAGPLDPRARKMHLDDELMGQLIRFVSSHEIGHTIGLRHNMGASSATPVEKLRDKKWVEENGHTVSIMDYARFNYVAQPEDNISPIGLYPRIGSYDKWAVEWGYKYYPNTKDEFEEEKLLAQLTTDSLTANPKLWFGGEGKDEDPRSQSEDLGDDAVLASDYGIKNLKRVVPHLIEWTYQPNDPYDNLADMHKAVVRQYGLYLYHVLKNIGNNYITKRTVDEKGVVYKPVPKAKVKAAIDYLGRQLFVSPLWMYPQEIDDLIALKREDQISDQQNQVLNMLLSSGMLYNISLKSMQSEGAYTVPEFLNDVQQTVWVKFSGDEKQDYYRRSFQRGYVEKLGMLLLPKELEPGKAANAAQRSDVRLYGKQHLLKLKTDVAKLMSGSTGINKDHYESILLEIDKIITKLDKPTS; encoded by the coding sequence ATGAAAAAGTTAATTATATCCCTAATCATGCTGTCGGCTTGGCAGCATGGTTTTGCTCAGACTCCCGAAAAGAAAGCCGATAGTACTAGCGCACAGCCAAAAGGTATGCAGGTTTACAATAAAATAATTACGGATAAGGCTAAAAACAAATCAGGTCTTTTTACGGTTAGCCAAGTCGATACTAAATTTTACTTTCAAATTCCAGATAGTTTATTTAATCGATACATGCTTGTTGTAACGAGATATCTTTCAACACCAGAAGGTTTTGGGACTTTTGGTGGAGAAAAAGCCAACGAACAGACTATTTATTTTGAAAAAGGTTCCAATAATACAGTTTATTTAAGATCACTACAATACAGGCAAGATGTTCGTTCAGCCGACTCGATGCTGGCAAAAGCATTAGAAGGAAGCAACGAGAATCCGATTGTAGCTGCGTTTCCAATAAAAACGACCAATCCAGATACAAAAGATGTGGTTATTGAAGTAACAGATGTTTTTAAGAAAGACAATGCCATGTTTTCTATCGGAAGTCAGGACAAAACGGAGAAAAAATTAACGTCTCTTGCTGATGACAAATCTTTTGTTGAAAGTATCGATGCCTATCCAATTAATATTGAAACCAAAACAACAAAAACGTATACAAGTTCTACATCAAGCAGCGGAAGCATAACATTACGATTGAATACATCGATTGTATTGCTCCCGAAAACTCCGATGCGCAAACGTTTCTTCGATGAAAGAGTAGGTTATTTTGCCAATAAATATGTTTTGTTTGATGATGATGAACAGCGTGCTCAAAAGAAATTCATTGTGCAGCGCTATCGTTTAGAGCCAAAAGACAAGGATATTAAAAAATACTTGAGAGGTGAATTGGTAGAACCAAAGAAACAGATTGTTTATTATATCGATCCTGCAACGCCAAAAAAATGGAGACCTTATTTAATTGCAGGTATCAACGATTGGCAAAAAGCTTTTGAAGCAGCAGGTTTCAAGAATGCCATTGTGGGTAAAGAGTGGCCAGAAGACGATAAAACCATGAGTTTGGAAGATGCAAGATATTCTGTAGTACGATATTTAGCTTCTGAAACACCAAATGCTTACGGGCCAAGAATTAGTGATCCAAGAAGTGGTGAAATTATGGAAAGTCATGTTGGCTGGTATCATAATGTAATGAAATTGGTGCAGAGATGGTACATGATTCAGGCTGGACCTTTAGATCCAAGAGCAAGAAAAATGCATTTAGATGATGAATTAATGGGGCAATTAATCCGTTTTGTCTCTTCTCACGAAATCGGACATACCATTGGTTTACGTCATAATATGGGAGCGAGCAGTGCAACTCCGGTAGAAAAACTTCGTGATAAAAAATGGGTGGAAGAAAATGGACACACTGTTTCTATTATGGATTATGCCCGTTTTAATTACGTAGCACAGCCTGAAGATAATATTAGTCCAATAGGTCTTTATCCGCGTATTGGGAGTTATGATAAATGGGCTGTTGAGTGGGGTTATAAATATTACCCAAATACTAAAGATGAGTTTGAAGAAGAGAAATTATTAGCCCAATTAACAACTGATAGTTTAACGGCAAATCCGAAATTGTGGTTTGGTGGAGAAGGAAAAGATGAAGATCCGCGTAGTCAATCAGAAGATCTTGGAGACGATGCGGTACTGGCCAGCGATTACGGAATTAAAAACCTTAAACGTGTAGTGCCTCATCTTATCGAATGGACGTATCAGCCAAACGATCCGTACGATAATTTAGCAGACATGCACAAAGCTGTAGTAAGACAATACGGATTGTATTTATATCATGTTCTGAAAAATATTGGAAACAACTACATTACAAAACGAACAGTCGATGAAAAAGGAGTAGTTTATAAACCAGTTCCTAAAGCAAAAGTAAAAGCAGCAATCGATTATTTAGGAAGACAATTATTTGTTTCACCGCTTTGGATGTATCCGCAGGAAATTGATGATTTGATTGCTTTAAAGAGAGAAGACCAAATCTCAGATCAGCAGAATCAGGTATTGAATATGTTATTGAGTTCTGGGATGCTTTATAATATCAGTTTAAAATCGATGCAGTCTGAAGGAGCATATACAGTTCCTGAGTTTCTAAATGATGTTCAGCAAACGGTTTGGGTGAAATTTAGCGGAGACGAAAAACAAGATTATTATAGAAGAAGTTTCCAGCGTGGCTATGTTGAAAAGTTAGGAATGCTCTTATTGCCAAAAGAATTAGAACCCGGAAAAGCAGCAAATGCAGCACAGCGAAGTGATGTAAGATTGTATGGGAAACAGCATCTTTTGAAATTAAAAACAGATGTTGCAAAATTGATGAGTGGTTCAACAGGAATTAATAAAGATCACTACGAAAGCATTTTATTAGAAATAGATAAAATCATTACAAAACTAGATAAACCTACATCATGA
- a CDS encoding RNA polymerase sigma factor, giving the protein MSVYSKYADHILLNLLKDDDQLAYTEIFERYSRLLVNHAYKMIGNHDESNDVVQEVFLFIWNKRQELEITGSLSSYLYKATKNRILNHIAHEKVVARYADSISNFIENDYVFADSKLREKELEAIIESEIALLPEKMREVFLLRKVEELSYDEIALQLNITDKTAKQQVYNSLKILREKLKSALNVFVW; this is encoded by the coding sequence ATGTCTGTTTATAGCAAATATGCTGATCATATCTTATTAAATCTCCTAAAGGATGATGATCAATTGGCCTATACAGAAATTTTCGAAAGATATTCTAGACTTTTAGTAAATCATGCCTATAAAATGATAGGAAATCATGATGAATCCAATGATGTTGTTCAGGAAGTTTTTTTGTTTATCTGGAACAAACGTCAGGAATTGGAAATCACAGGATCATTATCTTCTTATTTATACAAAGCCACCAAAAACAGAATCCTGAATCATATTGCTCACGAAAAAGTAGTTGCTCGTTATGCAGATTCTATTTCGAACTTTATTGAAAATGATTATGTTTTTGCAGATTCTAAACTCAGAGAAAAAGAATTAGAAGCTATTATTGAAAGTGAAATTGCTTTGCTTCCTGAAAAAATGCGTGAAGTTTTTCTTTTAAGAAAAGTAGAAGAACTGTCATACGACGAAATTGCACTTCAATTGAACATAACAGACAAAACGGCTAAACAACAAGTTTATAATTCGTTAAAAATTCTTCGCGAAAAGCTAAAATCGGCGTTGAATGTTTTTGTCTGGTAA
- a CDS encoding RagB/SusD family nutrient uptake outer membrane protein has product MKNLYITLLSFMMLTVSSCEEYTDITPKGALVIETPEQFLELVSLPGRGYPINNFQYLSDDQWMREANVIGRTPNIDILNFTFDESVDRVSLMTGSSFYNQAYTYINRWNTIISLVDNSKGDENVKRLAKAEAKIYRAYDHFLLLNTYAKGYDPQTAATDGGICIMDKFDLEAQPAKSTVAQVYDFIQRDIEEALPYLQEKPTDVYHPSLAFAYAFKAKVHLFKREIVAAETAAQKSLSYNNQLFDMVAYNAKGGPTSLAVPAADNIEVLSYMYMTGYNEMNFGQLYIISPELRTLFGTNDARFNLFFNATSATNLDQGSNTAYWGTQYTRFFYPTVGMKTPEVYLILAECYARENRFSESVAVLNTLRAKRIVSGTVNLEVPATRKETMELVINERRKELLFGFNRFFDLKRLNTETEYAKTITRIFPLVNKTVPQKTYTLQPNSRLYIVPFPLSALTKNPKLTLNTDEKVPF; this is encoded by the coding sequence ATGAAAAATTTATATATAACACTGCTGTCGTTCATGATGTTGACTGTATCATCATGCGAAGAATATACAGATATTACACCAAAAGGTGCTTTGGTGATAGAAACACCAGAACAATTTCTTGAATTAGTATCGCTTCCAGGAAGAGGTTATCCGATTAATAACTTTCAATATTTATCTGACGATCAATGGATGAGAGAAGCCAACGTAATCGGAAGAACGCCAAACATCGATATTCTTAATTTTACTTTTGACGAAAGTGTCGACCGCGTTTCTTTAATGACGGGTTCAAGCTTTTATAACCAAGCGTACACTTATATCAACAGATGGAATACTATTATTTCTTTGGTTGATAACAGTAAAGGAGATGAAAATGTAAAAAGATTGGCTAAAGCTGAAGCTAAAATTTATAGAGCTTATGATCACTTTTTATTGCTAAATACTTACGCAAAAGGTTATGATCCGCAAACAGCAGCAACTGACGGTGGAATCTGTATCATGGATAAATTTGATCTAGAAGCACAGCCTGCAAAATCTACTGTTGCCCAGGTTTATGATTTTATTCAGCGAGATATAGAAGAAGCATTACCTTATCTTCAGGAAAAACCAACCGATGTTTATCATCCCTCTTTAGCATTTGCTTATGCTTTTAAAGCGAAAGTACATTTGTTTAAACGCGAAATTGTAGCAGCAGAAACGGCAGCTCAAAAATCGTTGAGCTACAATAATCAGTTATTCGATATGGTTGCCTATAATGCAAAAGGCGGACCAACATCTCTTGCTGTTCCTGCAGCAGACAATATAGAGGTATTAAGTTATATGTACATGACAGGGTATAACGAAATGAATTTTGGACAGCTTTATATCATCAGCCCAGAATTGAGAACTTTATTCGGAACAAATGATGCGCGTTTTAATTTGTTCTTTAATGCTACAAGTGCAACCAATTTAGATCAAGGTTCGAATACAGCATATTGGGGAACTCAGTATACAAGGTTCTTTTATCCCACTGTTGGCATGAAAACACCCGAAGTATATTTAATTCTTGCAGAATGTTATGCTAGAGAAAATAGATTTAGCGAATCGGTAGCTGTTTTGAATACCTTGAGGGCAAAACGTATTGTATCTGGAACAGTAAACTTAGAAGTTCCAGCTACAAGAAAAGAAACAATGGAACTTGTTATTAATGAAAGAAGAAAAGAATTGCTTTTTGGTTTCAATAGATTTTTCGATCTAAAAAGATTAAATACAGAAACCGAGTATGCAAAAACAATTACGAGAATTTTTCCACTTGTAAACAAAACAGTTCCACAGAAAACATACACCTTACAGCCTAATTCAAGATTGTATATCGTTCCGTTTCCTTTATCGGCGTTGACAAAAAATCCAAAACTTACTTTAAATACAGACGAAAAAGTTCCGTTTTAA